The Synechocystis sp. PCC 7509 genome includes a window with the following:
- a CDS encoding DUF3854 domain-containing protein codes for MNPLKTNDKTVDVIALGEETSSDPSITQNTPNLPVVTVDSVEEIRCTSLNDKHRKETIEGSCVSEAIAQSAFFTTNRECDVVDYLRRKGGGKVVGEYGGEQITDLSSGWAVHCVIPYTGKVDTLAGQFKPDHPSPKLDENGKPKLGTDGKPKVNKYLSRNGGGTPMFLRMPDENYWRGVIDEEGEKQQPIFITEGAKKAGALLTLGKAAIALPGVDNTQDKEDKKELHQYIFDFLNPGRTVVICYDADQHTNPGVKRGLRKLVRRLRKFEGVTVKNLPLPNDPEAKGVDDFVKKHGAEALERLIANAKEWGSSEVEEWEFKEGDTTIEVAFTEAWKDNYGKDYKLTKSGWIHRGETYWKHIEEREMKQRAIALLEKAYEYREKVGNKFVFASTANLNNCWTYLHNKICEEVKEDYSGIAFNNGYLDLETREFGEVAESKISLHGVDYDYDPSVNECPPMFLRFIESSYGLDQLESIRAYTSWVIDTTAPWKNFPFLLGKSQSGKSELLKVWVKLLPEGAVRSVSNPNELSKEEGRQKVVGKRMYTVGDFTGHIPDLGAILEMVNNHPLTIRKLYSSDSPSIKLYCRLVFAAVDVPRQKGTAGWDKRVNYITTKDFVDKLQLPLGMKLEDELAKEIPAIASWAINMDRGVRDMYLETKLNKNAHDEAEKDNNIYAQFLSEEFVAAEDSEHLIDIASLFRPFLAYASYKNQGKDIKQGSFVKGFRALLDKKNRVTDREHNVRIGGRLTGVERIVKGLTLEEPKRFNERQPGMWEYDPNYTSHHKK; via the coding sequence ATGAACCCACTGAAGACAAATGACAAGACCGTAGATGTGATCGCACTTGGAGAAGAAACCTCTAGTGATCCTAGTATAACACAGAACACCCCTAATCTCCCTGTAGTTACCGTAGATTCAGTTGAGGAGATTCGTTGTACGTCACTTAATGATAAACACCGGAAAGAGACTATAGAGGGTAGCTGTGTGTCTGAAGCGATCGCACAGTCAGCATTCTTTACTACAAATCGAGAGTGTGATGTAGTAGATTACCTCAGACGTAAGGGAGGGGGCAAAGTAGTAGGAGAGTATGGGGGTGAGCAGATAACAGACTTAAGCTCAGGTTGGGCTGTACACTGTGTTATTCCTTATACGGGTAAAGTAGATACGTTAGCAGGACAGTTTAAACCCGATCACCCCTCACCAAAGTTAGATGAAAACGGTAAGCCAAAGTTAGGTACGGACGGTAAGCCCAAGGTAAATAAGTACCTTTCCCGTAACGGTGGAGGTACGCCAATGTTCCTAAGAATGCCAGATGAGAATTATTGGAGAGGTGTAATAGATGAGGAGGGTGAGAAACAGCAACCAATCTTTATCACTGAGGGAGCTAAGAAAGCAGGAGCTTTATTGACTCTTGGCAAAGCTGCTATTGCCCTCCCAGGTGTTGATAACACGCAGGATAAAGAGGACAAAAAGGAGCTACACCAATATATCTTTGACTTCCTGAATCCAGGTAGAACAGTGGTCATTTGCTACGATGCAGATCAACACACGAACCCCGGTGTAAAGAGAGGATTGCGGAAATTGGTGAGGAGACTCAGAAAGTTTGAAGGGGTGACAGTTAAAAACTTACCCCTACCTAATGACCCTGAAGCTAAAGGTGTAGATGATTTTGTCAAAAAGCACGGCGCAGAAGCTCTGGAGAGATTGATCGCAAACGCAAAGGAGTGGGGAAGTAGTGAAGTTGAGGAATGGGAATTTAAGGAAGGGGACACAACAATAGAGGTCGCCTTTACTGAGGCTTGGAAGGATAACTATGGGAAAGATTATAAGTTAACTAAGAGCGGCTGGATACATAGAGGAGAGACGTACTGGAAGCACATAGAGGAAAGGGAAATGAAGCAAAGAGCGATCGCACTCCTAGAAAAGGCATACGAATATAGAGAGAAGGTGGGCAACAAGTTTGTATTTGCTTCTACAGCAAATCTAAATAACTGTTGGACGTACCTGCACAACAAAATATGTGAGGAAGTGAAAGAGGACTACTCAGGCATTGCTTTTAACAACGGCTACTTAGACCTTGAGACTAGAGAGTTTGGTGAAGTAGCAGAGAGTAAGATTAGTCTCCATGGTGTAGATTACGATTACGATCCAAGCGTGAACGAATGCCCACCGATGTTCTTACGCTTCATTGAGTCATCCTATGGTTTAGACCAACTAGAGTCAATACGGGCTTATACCAGTTGGGTAATTGACACTACAGCCCCCTGGAAAAACTTTCCTTTCTTACTGGGCAAAAGCCAAAGTGGTAAATCGGAATTACTGAAGGTTTGGGTGAAGCTGTTGCCAGAAGGGGCAGTAAGATCAGTGTCAAACCCAAATGAATTGAGTAAGGAGGAGGGAAGACAAAAAGTAGTAGGTAAGCGAATGTATACCGTGGGAGACTTCACTGGGCATATTCCTGACCTAGGCGCGATACTTGAGATGGTGAATAATCACCCCCTGACAATCAGAAAACTGTACAGTAGTGACTCACCCTCGATCAAACTCTACTGTCGGTTAGTCTTTGCAGCCGTGGATGTACCAAGACAGAAAGGTACAGCAGGCTGGGATAAGCGCGTAAACTACATCACAACTAAAGACTTTGTAGACAAGCTACAGCTACCCCTTGGTATGAAGTTAGAGGATGAGTTAGCTAAGGAAATACCAGCGATCGCATCTTGGGCGATCAACATGGATAGAGGCGTAAGGGATATGTATCTGGAAACGAAACTAAATAAGAACGCCCATGATGAAGCTGAGAAAGACAACAACATCTATGCTCAATTCTTATCTGAGGAGTTTGTCGCAGCAGAAGACAGTGAGCATTTAATTGATATTGCCTCTCTATTCCGTCCTTTTCTCGCCTATGCAAGTTACAAAAATCAAGGAAAGGACATTAAGCAAGGATCGTTTGTTAAGGGCTTCAGAGCGCTGCTTGATAAAAAGAATAGAGTAACTGACAGAGAACACAACGTGAGGATAGGGGGCAGATTAACAGGAGTAGAAAGGATTGTCAAAGGTTTAACACTGGAAGAACCTAAGCGTTTTAATGAAAGACAGCCTGGAATGTGGGAGTACGATCCTAACTACACCTCACACCATAAAAAATAG